A region of the Ornithinimicrobium ciconiae genome:
AGGCCGTCCCCGCCACGCACCAGATCCCGTGGGCGACGCTGATGGTGAACCTCAGCGGCGCCTTCCTGCTGGGACTCCTCCTCGAACGCCTCGCCCGGACTGGGCCCGAGACCCCGGCGCGTCGCCTGGCCCGGTTGGGGCTGGGCACCGGTCTCCTGGGCGGATTCACGACCTACTCCGCGCTCGCGCTGGAGGTCCACGACCTGGTCGGCACCGGACACCTGGGTCTTGCCCTGGGTTACGGCATCGGCAGCGTCTGCGCGGGACTGGTGTCCTGCGCTGCCGGCGTCGTGCTCGGGGCCCGGGGCGTGCGCAGCGGGGCCGCACCTTGAGCGGCCTGGCACCGGGCACGGTGCTCGTCCTGACCCTCCTGGGCGGCCTGGGAGCCGCCGCGCGCTTCCTGGTCGATGACCTGGTCAACCGACGCTGGCACGGGGCGTTCCCGCTGGCCACGCTGGTCATCAACGTGACGGGGTCACTGCTGATCGGCCTGCTGGCCACCTCGATGGCCGCCGACTCGCCGCAGGCCTACGCGGTCGGAGCGGTCGGCTTCTGCGGTGGCTACACCACCTTCTCCACCGCGATGGTGGAGTCGGTCCGGTTGACGCGCGAAGGCGCGTGGCGCACGGCCGGACTGGCTGCGGCAGGCATGCTCGCGCTCTGTGTCGGCGCGGCCGCAGCGGGAGCGCTGCTGGGTCGGGCGCTGTCCGGCTAGCGCAGCGAGCAGACCGCGCACCCGTCCGGCTAGTGTCCCGCGCCGGTAGTTCGTTGTAGAAGTCTGCCGAGGGAGTCGAGGATCTGTTCGGCGGTTTTGGTCCAGATGAATGGCTTGGGGTCTTCGTTCCAGGCCTTGACCCACTTGCGGATATCGCCCTCGAGGGCCTGGACGCTGCGGTGGTCAGAACGCTGGAGCAGGTCGGCAGTGACGTAGGCGAAGAACCGCTCGACCTGGTTCAGCCATGAGGAGTAG
Encoded here:
- a CDS encoding fluoride efflux transporter FluC; the protein is MSGLAPGTVLVLTLLGGLGAAARFLVDDLVNRRWHGAFPLATLVINVTGSLLIGLLATSMAADSPQAYAVGAVGFCGGYTTFSTAMVESVRLTREGAWRTAGLAAAGMLALCVGAAAAGALLGRALSG
- a CDS encoding fluoride efflux transporter FluC, with protein sequence MRPSPLLVGVVTLGGALGTLSRYAVTQAVPATHQIPWATLMVNLSGAFLLGLLLERLARTGPETPARRLARLGLGTGLLGGFTTYSALALEVHDLVGTGHLGLALGYGIGSVCAGLVSCAAGVVLGARGVRSGAAP